The Salvelinus namaycush isolate Seneca chromosome 38, SaNama_1.0, whole genome shotgun sequence genome includes a window with the following:
- the LOC120032307 gene encoding coiled-coil domain-containing protein 3-like: protein MMIFASLFLALGYMASFAHGCQLPTEWRPLSESCRAELAEIIVYAKVLAIHREQYGGAEGLHNSLPFPYGYGYEGAEEGLLYSAEVELMCDQAWGSMLEVPAGSRLNLTGLGYLSCQSHTVMENYSYIFFLRMDENYNILPHGVNFQDAIFPDTLENRRTFSSLFQFSNCSHSQPLQTFSPEWDPQEDSRLLCSSVQGALFEEEEKSRKQQERLGQLERRNRQLKERVRKVKRSLRNARKSQRRAEQEMQGLEERLRSAERRAGHHLNSITQEATPNRFQEAVLHRTPHTPL, encoded by the exons ATGATGATCTTTGCGTCCTTGTTTCTCGCTCTTGGCTACATGGCGAGCTTTGCGCACGGGTGCCAACTGCCTACCGAGTGGCGTCCACTGAGTGAGAGCTGTCGTGCGGAACTGGCGGAGATCATTGTGTACGCCAAGGTGCTGGCAATTCACCGGGAGCAGTACGGCGGGGCAGAGGGGCTCCACAACTCCTTGCCATTCCCGTACGGGTATGGTTATGAGGGCGCAGAGGAAGGGTTGCTCTACTCCGCAGAGGTGGAGCTCATGTGCGACCAGGCGTGGGGCAGCATGCTGGAGGTGCCGGCGGGCTCGCGCCTCAACCTGACAGGGCTGGGGTACCTGTCGTGCCAGTCTCACACCGTGATGGAGAACTACTCCTATATCTTCTTCCTCCG GATGGATGAGAACTACAACATCCTGCCCCACGGGGTCAACTTCCAGGACGCCATCTTCCCAGACACCTTAGAGAACCGCCGTACATTCTCCAGCCTGTTCCAGTTCTCCAACTGCTCCCACAGCCAACCCCTCCAGACCTTCTCCCCAGAGTGGGACCCCCAGGAGGATAGCAGG ctCCTGTGCTCCTCGGTGCAGGGGGCTCTgtttgaggaggaggagaagagcagGAAGCAGCAGGAGCGCCTGGGCCAgctggagaggaggaacaggCAGCTGAAGGAGCGCGTCCGGAAGGTGAAGCGCTCCCTCCGGAACGCCAGGAAGAGCCAGCGCCGGGCGGAGCAGGAGATGCAAGGGCTGGAGGAGAGGCTGAGGTCAGCGGAGAGACGGGCTGGGCACCATCTCAATTCCATCACACAGGAGGCTACGCCCAACAGATTCCAGGAGGCTGTGTTACACCGCACGCCACACACACCGCTTTAG